The following DNA comes from Camelina sativa cultivar DH55 chromosome 14, Cs, whole genome shotgun sequence.
AGCACCATATTTAGCAGCCATTGATGTTCTTGTCCAAAACTCCCAAGCCAGAGGAGAATGCTTCGGGAGAATAACAATCGAAGCCATGGCTTTTAAGCTTCCTGTACTCGGTACTGCAGCAGGAGGGACAATGGAGATTGTAGTGAACAGAACAACCGGTCTATTACACCACGCTGGTAAAGATGGCGTTTTACCTCTTGCCTCAAACATTGTGAAGCTGGCGAC
Coding sequences within:
- the LOC109128894 gene encoding uncharacterized protein LOC109128894, with the translated sequence MKVAPYLAAIDVLVQNSQARGECFGRITIEAMAFKLPVLGTAAGGTMEIVVNRTTGLLHHAGKDGVLPLASNIVKLATNMEMRRTMGKKGYERVKEMFLEHHMSHRIASVLREVLQHAKIHSRTTNSDH